One window of Methylococcus sp. EFPC2 genomic DNA carries:
- a CDS encoding adenylate/guanylate cyclase domain-containing protein, which yields MDEGQQAILRVVERLMLEIQLSLPQTLAATQQRQLRHRIQRILEHGRGEALAPDWRAITIVMADIRGYTTLSERYPADVMFEMLNGHVAMMSEIIARHGGSIDKLMGDGIMVLFGAPTAQQDHVQRALSCAVEMQQAMARANQERQARNLPPIYMGIGVNSGNVFAGLIGADWHREYTVIGSEVNLAARIEAQSMRGQILISENSYAAARGDVMVGEPIALQVKGRSETITVYELLGMQRPEHRTVPRCELRKSPRVAIRMPCHFQRLQQKSVLAPVHRGQVVDLGYHGLGMISPVPLETRGEIKMALSLQLLGDLTRDVYARIVAPPDKENEGYRCRMEFTDIDMEGQQVIKQFVDSQLSRAWA from the coding sequence ATGGACGAAGGGCAACAAGCGATACTCCGCGTCGTTGAACGCCTCATGCTGGAAATTCAGCTCAGCCTTCCGCAAACGCTCGCGGCCACACAGCAACGCCAACTTCGGCACCGTATTCAGCGCATCCTGGAGCATGGCCGCGGCGAAGCACTGGCACCCGATTGGCGCGCCATCACCATCGTGATGGCGGACATACGAGGCTACACGACGCTGTCGGAACGCTATCCCGCCGACGTCATGTTCGAGATGCTCAACGGTCACGTGGCGATGATGTCGGAAATCATCGCGCGGCACGGGGGTAGCATCGATAAGCTGATGGGCGACGGCATCATGGTCTTGTTTGGCGCCCCGACGGCTCAGCAAGACCATGTCCAACGGGCGTTGAGTTGCGCAGTGGAGATGCAGCAAGCCATGGCGCGGGCCAATCAGGAGAGGCAGGCGAGGAACCTTCCGCCGATCTACATGGGGATAGGCGTCAACAGCGGGAATGTGTTCGCCGGATTGATAGGCGCGGACTGGCATCGGGAATACACCGTGATCGGCTCCGAAGTGAACCTGGCCGCGCGCATAGAGGCTCAGAGCATGCGAGGGCAGATCCTCATCAGCGAAAACTCCTACGCCGCCGCGCGGGGTGACGTGATGGTCGGCGAGCCCATTGCGCTGCAGGTCAAAGGACGTTCGGAGACGATCACGGTTTACGAACTGTTGGGTATGCAACGCCCCGAGCACAGGACGGTGCCCCGTTGCGAACTGCGCAAAAGCCCGCGGGTCGCCATCCGCATGCCTTGCCATTTCCAGCGCCTGCAGCAGAAAAGCGTGCTTGCGCCCGTCCATCGGGGGCAAGTGGTGGATTTGGGCTATCACGGCCTGGGTATGATCAGTCCCGTGCCTCTGGAGACTCGAGGCGAGATCAAGATGGCGCTCTCGCTCCAACTGCTCGGCGACCTGACCCGCGATGTGTACGCGCGCATCGTCGCGCCACCGGACAAGGAGAACGAAGGCTACCGCTGCCGGATGGAATTTACCGACATCGACATGGAAGGCCAGCAAGTCATCAAGCAGTTCGTCGACAGCCAACTGAGCCGCGCATGGGCGTAA
- a CDS encoding pirin family protein, which translates to MKRVLGVYSAPRPHWVGDGFPVRSLFSYSSHGKQLSPFLLLDYAGPADFTPTDRPRGVGPHPHRGFETVTLVYKGEVAHRDSTGQGGVIGPGDVQWMTAGAGILHEEFHSQAFTQSGGALEMVQLWVNLPAKDKMTAPGYQAILARDIPTVDLPGGAGALRVIAGEYGGHAGPARTFSPMQLWDIRLTQGGTLELALPEGWNAALIVLHGTISVNDGTVAREAQMVVLDQAGDGLIVEVSNDASVLLLSGEPINEPIAGYGPFVMNSREEIEQAIADFNGGRFGRMES; encoded by the coding sequence ATGAAAAGAGTCCTCGGTGTTTACAGCGCGCCCCGCCCCCACTGGGTGGGCGACGGCTTTCCGGTGCGTTCCCTTTTTTCCTATTCCAGCCACGGCAAGCAGCTCAGCCCCTTCCTGCTGCTCGACTATGCCGGCCCGGCCGATTTCACGCCCACCGACAGGCCGCGCGGAGTCGGGCCGCATCCGCATCGCGGCTTCGAGACGGTCACCCTCGTTTACAAGGGCGAAGTGGCGCACCGCGATTCGACGGGCCAAGGCGGCGTCATCGGCCCCGGCGACGTGCAATGGATGACGGCGGGCGCCGGCATCCTGCACGAGGAGTTCCACTCCCAGGCGTTCACGCAATCGGGCGGTGCGCTGGAAATGGTGCAACTGTGGGTGAATTTGCCGGCCAAGGACAAGATGACCGCGCCGGGCTACCAGGCCATCCTGGCCCGCGACATCCCGACCGTGGATCTGCCCGGCGGCGCCGGAGCCTTGCGCGTGATCGCGGGCGAGTATGGCGGGCATGCCGGCCCGGCCCGGACATTCTCGCCCATGCAGCTCTGGGACATCCGGCTGACACAAGGCGGCACGCTTGAGTTGGCGTTGCCCGAGGGATGGAACGCGGCGCTGATCGTCCTGCACGGTACGATTTCGGTGAACGACGGCACGGTCGCTCGGGAAGCGCAGATGGTCGTGCTGGATCAGGCCGGGGACGGCCTGATTGTCGAGGTCAGCAACGACGCCTCGGTGCTGCTGCTGAGCGGCGAGCCCATAAACGAACCCATCGCCGGTTACGGGCCGTTCGTGATGAACAGCCGGGAAGAGATCGAGCAGGCCATCGCCGATTTCAACGGCGGCCGCTTCGGCCGGATGGAGAGCTAG
- a CDS encoding NAD(P)/FAD-dependent oxidoreductase, translating into MAHSKSFARLMQTLRVADLAERRGMPGLEALEQCRADRRRFMKMAGVAAGTLMVPGRWELAAQPVSASVGIVGAGLAGLSCAYALQKKGLTAQIFDAGERAGGRCWSLPHVFPGQVAERGGELIDNLGKTMLGYVQEFGLQVEDLSKQPGDVVYFFDGQAIPESTVVEEYRAFVGSMRADLTRLSNGPTADSHNPYDVGIDNLSIAEYLDSRGASPLLNKLISVIYNIEYGLEADQQSALNLLLFIHADKRSKFTPFGVFSDERYHIVGGNDQVVSGLLGRLGGQVNLGMKLLRVRKTAGGRVELSFDTGSKTVSQAFDAVVIAVPFTTLREVELDASLGFPQWKLDAIHQLGYGSNAKLMVGFDGPSWRGLGGDGASYADLAHLQSTWETNPTLATAEHAVLTDYTGGDLGASLDPAAPQIEVARFLNDLDGVYPGASATASRLADNAYLAHLEHWPSNPLAQGSYTCYRPGQFTTIAGNEGKPIGNVYFAGEHANSFYEWQGFMEGAALSGIDAAQQILADLKK; encoded by the coding sequence ATGGCACACTCAAAATCGTTCGCCCGACTGATGCAAACCCTGCGCGTCGCGGATCTCGCCGAGCGGCGCGGCATGCCCGGGCTGGAGGCCCTGGAACAGTGCCGGGCGGACCGCCGACGGTTCATGAAGATGGCCGGTGTGGCGGCGGGAACCCTGATGGTGCCGGGACGCTGGGAACTCGCGGCACAGCCGGTGAGCGCAAGCGTCGGTATCGTCGGCGCCGGCCTGGCCGGGCTTTCCTGCGCCTATGCCTTGCAGAAGAAAGGCCTCACAGCCCAGATTTTCGATGCCGGGGAGCGTGCGGGCGGACGCTGCTGGTCGCTGCCCCATGTTTTTCCCGGCCAGGTCGCGGAACGGGGCGGGGAATTGATCGACAATCTCGGCAAGACCATGCTCGGCTATGTTCAGGAATTCGGCCTGCAAGTGGAGGACTTGTCGAAACAGCCGGGGGATGTCGTTTACTTCTTCGACGGTCAAGCTATCCCCGAGTCCACGGTGGTCGAGGAGTACCGCGCATTCGTCGGGTCCATGCGGGCCGATTTGACCCGGTTGTCCAACGGGCCCACCGCCGACAGCCACAATCCCTATGACGTCGGGATCGATAATCTGAGCATCGCGGAATACCTCGATAGCCGCGGCGCGAGCCCTCTGCTCAACAAGCTCATCAGCGTCATCTACAACATCGAGTACGGGCTGGAGGCCGATCAGCAAAGCGCCTTGAACCTGCTGCTGTTCATCCATGCCGACAAGCGCTCCAAATTCACGCCGTTCGGGGTGTTCAGCGACGAGCGTTACCACATCGTCGGCGGCAACGACCAGGTCGTCTCGGGTCTGCTCGGCCGGCTGGGGGGACAGGTCAATCTCGGCATGAAGCTCCTCCGTGTCCGCAAGACGGCCGGCGGCCGGGTCGAATTGAGCTTCGACACCGGCTCGAAAACGGTCTCCCAGGCTTTCGATGCCGTGGTCATCGCCGTTCCCTTCACGACGCTGCGCGAAGTCGAACTGGATGCGAGCCTGGGTTTTCCGCAGTGGAAGCTCGATGCCATCCATCAACTCGGCTATGGCAGCAATGCCAAGCTGATGGTCGGCTTCGATGGACCGTCATGGCGCGGTTTGGGAGGCGATGGCGCCTCCTATGCGGATCTGGCCCATCTGCAAAGCACCTGGGAGACCAACCCCACGCTGGCCACGGCCGAGCATGCCGTGCTGACCGACTACACCGGCGGCGACCTGGGCGCGAGCCTGGACCCGGCCGCTCCGCAGATCGAGGTCGCCCGCTTCCTGAACGATCTCGACGGGGTCTATCCGGGGGCATCCGCTACCGCCAGCCGGCTCGCCGACAACGCGTACCTCGCGCACCTGGAGCACTGGCCATCGAACCCCTTGGCGCAAGGTAGCTACACCTGCTACAGGCCAGGGCAGTTCACGACCATCGCCGGCAATGAAGGAAAACCGATCGGCAACGTCTATTTTGCCGGAGAACATGCCAACTCCTTCTACGAGTGGCAGGGGTTCATGGAAGGCGCGGCGCTGTCGGGTATCGATGCGGCTCAGCAGATACTGGCCGATCTGAAAAAATGA
- the ycaC gene encoding isochorismate family cysteine hydrolase YcaC, with product MSKPYVRLDKNNAAVLLVDHQAGLLSLVRDIEPDRFKNNVLALADLARYFKLPTILTTSFEDGPNGPIVPELKETFPDAPYIARPGQINAWDNEDFVKAVRATGRKQLLIAGVVTEVCVAFPTLSALEEGYDVFVVTDASGTFNELTRKSAWDRVSAAGAQLITWFGVACELHRDWRNDVEGLGALFSSHIPDYRNLITSYTTLKAAK from the coding sequence ATGAGTAAACCCTACGTTCGTCTCGACAAGAACAATGCCGCCGTCCTGCTGGTCGATCACCAGGCCGGCCTGTTGTCCCTGGTCCGGGATATCGAGCCCGACCGGTTCAAGAACAATGTCTTGGCCCTGGCCGATCTGGCCAGGTATTTCAAGCTGCCGACCATCCTCACCACCAGCTTCGAGGATGGCCCTAATGGACCCATCGTACCCGAGCTGAAGGAAACCTTCCCGGATGCACCGTATATCGCCCGGCCGGGTCAGATCAATGCCTGGGACAACGAAGATTTCGTCAAGGCGGTCAGGGCCACGGGCAGGAAGCAGCTCCTCATCGCCGGCGTGGTCACCGAGGTCTGCGTGGCTTTCCCGACTTTGTCGGCTCTGGAAGAAGGTTACGACGTATTCGTGGTGACCGACGCCTCCGGCACCTTCAACGAACTCACCCGGAAATCCGCCTGGGATCGCGTGTCGGCGGCGGGCGCCCAGTTGATCACCTGGTTTGGGGTCGCCTGCGAACTGCACCGCGACTGGCGCAACGACGTCGAAGGCCTGGGCGCCTTGTTCTCCAGCCACATCCCCGACTACCGCAACCTGATCACCAGCTACACCACGCTGAAGGCGGCGAAATAA
- a CDS encoding HlyD family efflux transporter periplasmic adaptor subunit: protein MEQGSAGVAPVRSVGAAGSADDAPTYLDQAVWRQMQDASSREVFAKCWLILQCTQIPGASRGVIVLGEADQGPYAPVSFWPEGKGGNLGLTTAAELAIQERRGILRDTRQGATDARGDFCHIAFPFLIDGRLYGVVAVELTARPETALRAAMRQLQWGAAWLETRLRREQTRQISPQNRRLATVLDWLATCVEGEHFQDAATALVTEMATALGCERVSIGFLSGRNIRVRALSHSASFSSKSSLIERIGSAMDEAMDQRTTLVYPALKDDALRLTQCQVLLSEESGHCAICTVPISRNGKVIGGLTLERPADRPFDADTVELCEAVASMAGPILEDRLRDDRWLAVKIGYSAKTQLEHLIGPGHVGLKLGAGLSLLAVLFFSVATGDYRVAADTKIEGAIQRVVAAPLDGYVVEAPVRAGDVVKQGDLMARMDDRDLQLERMKWSSQREQYLRQYRDALAKSGWADVSVLKAQVGQAEAELALVDEQLTRSRVTAPLDGLVVSGDLSQALGSPVARGDVLFEVAPLDAYRVILEVDEADMKDVRAGQRGELVLTGESSALLPFAVQKITPVSESREGRNFFRVEARLDRTPSFLTPGMKGVGKIGIGERKLIWIWTHTLTDWLRLWFWSFWP from the coding sequence GTGGAACAAGGGTCGGCCGGCGTTGCGCCAGTCAGGTCGGTAGGGGCGGCCGGGTCTGCTGACGACGCGCCCACTTACCTCGATCAGGCCGTTTGGCGGCAGATGCAGGATGCCAGTTCGCGCGAAGTGTTCGCCAAATGCTGGCTGATATTGCAATGCACGCAGATTCCCGGCGCCTCGAGAGGCGTCATCGTGCTGGGTGAGGCTGACCAGGGGCCCTACGCGCCGGTGTCGTTCTGGCCGGAAGGGAAGGGCGGCAACCTCGGCCTGACCACGGCGGCCGAACTGGCGATCCAGGAACGCCGGGGGATATTGCGGGATACCCGCCAGGGCGCCACGGATGCGCGCGGCGATTTCTGCCATATCGCGTTTCCCTTCCTCATCGACGGCCGGTTGTACGGCGTGGTCGCCGTGGAGTTGACGGCGCGACCCGAAACCGCGCTGCGCGCGGCGATGCGCCAACTGCAATGGGGCGCGGCCTGGCTGGAAACGCGGCTGCGCCGCGAACAGACGCGGCAAATATCCCCGCAGAACCGGCGTCTGGCGACCGTGCTGGACTGGCTGGCCACCTGTGTCGAGGGCGAACATTTCCAGGATGCGGCCACCGCCCTGGTCACCGAAATGGCCACCGCCCTGGGCTGCGAGCGGGTCAGCATCGGATTTCTCTCCGGCCGCAACATCCGGGTGCGCGCCTTGTCGCACAGCGCCAGTTTTTCCAGCAAATCCAGCCTGATCGAACGCATCGGTTCCGCCATGGACGAGGCCATGGATCAGCGCACGACGCTGGTTTATCCCGCGCTGAAAGACGACGCGCTGCGCCTGACCCAATGCCAGGTCCTCTTGTCCGAGGAGTCCGGGCACTGCGCCATCTGCACGGTGCCGATCAGCCGCAATGGCAAGGTGATCGGTGGCCTCACCCTGGAGCGTCCGGCCGACCGGCCCTTCGACGCGGATACCGTGGAGCTGTGCGAGGCCGTGGCGTCCATGGCCGGGCCGATCCTGGAGGACAGGCTGCGCGACGACCGCTGGCTCGCGGTCAAGATCGGGTATTCCGCCAAGACCCAACTGGAACACCTGATCGGCCCCGGCCATGTGGGCCTGAAGCTGGGCGCGGGACTGAGCCTGTTGGCCGTCCTGTTTTTCAGCGTCGCCACCGGCGATTACCGGGTGGCGGCGGATACCAAGATCGAGGGGGCGATCCAGCGCGTGGTGGCCGCTCCGCTGGACGGTTATGTGGTGGAGGCCCCGGTCCGCGCCGGCGACGTGGTGAAGCAGGGCGATCTGATGGCGCGCATGGACGACCGCGACTTGCAGCTCGAGCGCATGAAGTGGTCCAGTCAGCGCGAACAATACCTGCGCCAATACCGCGACGCGCTGGCCAAGTCCGGCTGGGCCGATGTGAGCGTGCTCAAGGCGCAGGTCGGCCAGGCCGAGGCCGAACTGGCGCTGGTCGATGAACAACTCACGCGCAGCCGGGTCACGGCGCCGCTGGACGGCCTGGTGGTCAGCGGCGACCTGAGCCAGGCGCTGGGTTCGCCGGTCGCGCGCGGCGACGTGCTGTTCGAGGTGGCGCCGCTGGACGCCTACCGGGTCATCCTGGAGGTGGACGAGGCGGACATGAAAGACGTCCGCGCCGGGCAGCGCGGCGAACTGGTGCTGACCGGAGAGTCGTCGGCGCTGTTGCCTTTCGCGGTGCAAAAAATCACCCCGGTTTCCGAGTCGCGCGAAGGGCGAAATTTCTTCCGCGTGGAGGCCCGGCTGGACCGTACCCCGTCCTTTCTGACGCCCGGCATGAAGGGCGTCGGCAAGATCGGGATCGGCGAACGCAAGCTGATCTGGATCTGGACCCACACCCTGACCGACTGGCTGCGGCTGTGGTTCTGGAGCTTCTGGCCTTGA
- a CDS encoding LysR family transcriptional regulator, with amino-acid sequence MQDLNDLYYYVQAVDHGGFAPAGRALGMPKSKLSRRIALLEERLGVRLIQRSTRRFAVTEIGRSYYEHCKAMLVEAEAAQAAVEMTRAEPRGTVRVTCPIALLHAHVGTMLADFMAEHPHITVHLEATNRRVDPVGEAIDVAIRVRPPPLQDSDLVMRVLADRGQCLVAGPALIGRLGVPQTPADLAEWPSLGLGDPQQEYVWNLFGPDGAQAAIHHRPRYVTGDMIALCGAALAGVGIVQLPVMMVRDRLAENTLVRLLPDWAPRREIIHAVFPSRRGLLPAVRALLDFLAGRFSALDED; translated from the coding sequence ATGCAAGACCTGAACGATCTCTACTACTACGTCCAGGCGGTGGATCACGGCGGTTTCGCGCCGGCGGGCCGTGCCTTGGGCATGCCTAAGTCCAAGCTCAGCCGCCGCATCGCGCTGCTGGAAGAGCGGCTGGGTGTGCGTTTGATCCAGCGATCGACCCGTCGGTTCGCCGTGACCGAAATCGGCCGCAGCTACTACGAACACTGCAAGGCCATGCTGGTGGAGGCGGAAGCGGCCCAGGCGGCGGTTGAGATGACGCGTGCGGAACCTCGCGGCACCGTCCGCGTGACCTGCCCGATCGCCTTGCTGCACGCCCACGTCGGCACGATGTTGGCCGATTTCATGGCCGAGCATCCCCATATCACGGTGCATCTGGAAGCGACCAATCGCCGCGTCGACCCGGTGGGCGAAGCCATCGACGTCGCCATCCGGGTGCGGCCGCCGCCGCTGCAGGACAGCGACCTGGTGATGCGCGTACTGGCCGACCGTGGCCAATGCCTGGTCGCCGGTCCGGCGTTGATCGGGCGTCTGGGCGTACCGCAAACACCCGCCGACCTGGCGGAATGGCCCAGCCTGGGGCTGGGCGATCCGCAGCAGGAATATGTCTGGAATCTGTTCGGACCCGACGGAGCGCAGGCCGCGATCCACCATAGGCCGCGTTATGTCACCGGCGACATGATCGCCCTGTGCGGCGCGGCACTCGCCGGCGTCGGCATCGTGCAACTGCCGGTGATGATGGTGCGCGACCGGTTGGCGGAGAATACGCTGGTTCGGCTGCTGCCGGACTGGGCGCCGCGGCGGGAAATCATCCATGCCGTATTCCCGTCCCGACGCGGCCTGCTGCCCGCCGTGCGGGCGCTGCTCGATTTTCTGGCCGGGCGTTTTTCGGCGCTGGACGAAGACTAG
- a CDS encoding preprotein translocase subunit SecA: MHEILLPSPGLTLGHYPERPVSERSVLERLAHGAVGWVRQRRYGRISGLDRFVAEVNRHEADVAPLASPALEEKLRGVRFDLVRHGLRDDVVARAFALIREVSRRTLGLRHFDVQVMGGWLMLNGLIAEMETGEGKTLTATLPACTAALAGVPVHIVTVNDYLVKRDANWAEPLCRALGLTVGAITQELDGPARQQAYACDITYCTSNQLVFDYLKDRLTLGRSYSRLQLQMERLGRERERDKALLLRGLCYAIVDEADSVFIDEARTPLIISQEKSALDEQRLYQEALELAGGLQEGQDFMLMERARTVELTPYGKTRVAERAASLGGIWRGKRRQRELVVQALSALHLFVRDRHYIIADGKVQIVDEFTGRVMADRSWERGLHQLIEAKEGCALTSRKETLAKISYQQFFRRYLRLAGMTGTAKEVAGELWAVYGLNVVRVPTHRPIRRVAHPVRVFPTAPEKWQAIVERIAEIHARGRPVLVGTRSVAASEHLSGLLIARKLPHQVLNARQDAHEADLIAAAGERGSIVVATNMAGRGTDIKLAAGVVELGGLHVIATEIHESGRIDRQLFGRGARQGDPGSYEMLLALDDELVRVYGRALLRKLVARSLRANDARPARWLMRSAQDAAEKSHSRIRRGMLKMDEQRRNLLAFSGTSE, encoded by the coding sequence ATGCACGAGATCCTGCTGCCGAGCCCGGGCCTTACTTTGGGGCATTATCCCGAGCGTCCGGTGTCCGAGCGCAGCGTGCTGGAGCGCCTCGCCCACGGGGCGGTCGGTTGGGTGCGACAGCGGCGTTATGGCCGGATCTCCGGCTTGGATCGCTTCGTGGCGGAGGTGAATCGGCATGAGGCGGATGTCGCTCCGCTCGCCTCCCCGGCGCTGGAGGAAAAACTGCGCGGCGTGCGTTTCGATCTGGTGCGCCATGGCTTACGCGACGACGTGGTCGCCCGGGCGTTCGCGCTGATCCGCGAAGTCTCGCGCCGCACCTTGGGGCTGCGGCATTTCGACGTGCAGGTCATGGGCGGCTGGCTGATGCTCAACGGTCTGATCGCGGAAATGGAAACCGGCGAGGGCAAAACCCTGACCGCCACCCTGCCGGCCTGCACCGCGGCGCTGGCCGGGGTGCCCGTGCACATCGTGACGGTCAACGACTATCTGGTGAAGCGCGACGCGAACTGGGCCGAGCCCCTGTGCCGGGCGCTGGGCCTGACGGTGGGCGCGATTACCCAGGAGCTCGACGGCCCCGCCCGTCAACAGGCCTATGCCTGCGACATCACCTATTGCACCAGCAACCAGCTGGTTTTCGATTATCTCAAGGACCGCTTGACCCTGGGTCGTTCCTACAGCCGGCTGCAATTGCAGATGGAACGCTTGGGCCGGGAGCGCGAGCGGGACAAGGCCTTGTTGCTGCGGGGCCTGTGTTACGCCATCGTCGACGAGGCCGACAGCGTGTTCATCGACGAGGCGCGCACCCCGCTGATCATCTCCCAGGAAAAATCGGCGCTCGACGAGCAGCGCCTCTACCAGGAAGCGCTGGAACTGGCGGGCGGCCTGCAGGAAGGACAGGATTTCATGCTCATGGAACGGGCGCGGACCGTCGAACTGACGCCTTACGGCAAGACGCGCGTCGCCGAACGGGCCGCGTCGCTGGGCGGGATATGGCGCGGCAAGCGCAGGCAGCGGGAATTGGTCGTGCAGGCCTTGAGCGCCCTGCATCTGTTCGTGCGCGACCGGCATTACATCATCGCCGACGGCAAGGTACAGATCGTCGACGAGTTCACCGGCCGCGTCATGGCGGACCGCTCCTGGGAGCGCGGCCTGCATCAGCTCATCGAGGCCAAGGAGGGCTGCGCGCTGACCAGCCGCAAGGAAACGCTGGCCAAGATCAGTTACCAGCAATTCTTCCGCCGCTACCTCCGCCTGGCCGGGATGACCGGCACGGCCAAGGAGGTCGCCGGCGAACTGTGGGCGGTGTACGGGCTGAACGTGGTGCGCGTGCCCACGCATCGGCCGATACGGCGCGTCGCTCACCCCGTACGCGTGTTTCCGACGGCCCCCGAGAAATGGCAGGCCATCGTCGAGCGCATCGCCGAGATTCATGCCCGGGGCCGGCCGGTGCTGGTCGGCACCCGTTCGGTCGCCGCGTCCGAACACCTCAGCGGGCTGCTGATTGCCAGGAAACTTCCGCACCAGGTGCTCAACGCCCGCCAGGATGCCCACGAGGCCGATCTCATCGCCGCCGCGGGGGAGCGCGGCAGCATCGTGGTCGCCACCAACATGGCGGGCCGCGGCACCGATATCAAGCTGGCCGCCGGGGTGGTCGAACTGGGTGGATTGCATGTGATCGCGACGGAAATCCACGAATCCGGCCGGATTGACCGGCAGTTGTTCGGGCGTGGCGCCCGCCAGGGCGATCCCGGCAGTTATGAAATGCTGCTGGCGCTGGACGACGAACTGGTCCGGGTCTACGGCCGGGCGCTGCTGCGGAAACTGGTGGCGAGATCGCTGCGCGCCAACGACGCCCGACCGGCCCGCTGGCTGATGCGTTCGGCGCAGGACGCCGCCGAGAAATCGCATTCCAGGATACGGCGCGGCATGCTCAAGATGGACGAGCAGCGTAGAAATCTATTGGCTTTTTCGGGAACTTCGGAATGA
- a CDS encoding DUF3467 domain-containing protein has translation MSEDAATQETREDAVRPNLHLKWDDSKMQTTYANAVNAASTREEVSLFFGTNQTWNLKEDQEVVVQLSDRIVLNPYAAKRLSILLSGIVQEYEKRFGQLPVGR, from the coding sequence ATGAGCGAAGATGCAGCTACACAAGAAACCAGAGAAGATGCCGTCCGTCCGAATCTGCATTTGAAATGGGACGATTCCAAGATGCAGACCACCTACGCCAATGCGGTGAACGCCGCCAGCACGCGAGAGGAAGTTTCCCTTTTCTTCGGCACGAATCAGACGTGGAATTTGAAGGAAGATCAGGAAGTGGTGGTTCAACTGAGCGATCGCATCGTGCTCAATCCCTATGCGGCCAAGCGTCTGTCCATCCTGCTGTCCGGCATCGTCCAGGAGTACGAGAAGCGCTTCGGCCAACTGCCTGTCGGACGTTGA
- a CDS encoding efflux RND transporter periplasmic adaptor subunit, whose amino-acid sequence MTMMWSGKRNGAAVACLWMAGAWPAFALDAKGLDCVIEPKMTVELSSPVPGVLDEILVERGARVSKNQVLAKLKSGVEEANVKLARAQAELNSEINASQARLNLNARVHGRTSELFKTQMVPLSEADEAETKKIVAEYELKKAREDKQIAHLELERASELLKQRSLASTIDGVVVKRYKAPGEYVEDQPVLKIAQDDPLNVEVIAPLSLYGTIREGMMGEVRPEEPVGGKHVARVSIVDTVIDAASGTFGIRLELPNPQHQVPAGVRCDIRFLTGESTPSR is encoded by the coding sequence ATGACGATGATGTGGAGCGGTAAACGCAACGGGGCGGCCGTGGCCTGCCTGTGGATGGCGGGTGCCTGGCCGGCTTTTGCGCTGGATGCCAAGGGCCTCGATTGCGTGATCGAACCCAAGATGACGGTGGAATTGAGCAGTCCGGTGCCCGGCGTGCTGGACGAGATACTGGTGGAGCGCGGCGCACGGGTCAGCAAGAACCAGGTGTTGGCGAAGCTGAAATCCGGCGTCGAGGAGGCCAACGTCAAGCTGGCCCGCGCCCAGGCCGAGCTGAACAGCGAGATCAACGCCTCGCAGGCGCGTCTTAACCTGAATGCCCGGGTGCATGGCCGTACCAGCGAATTGTTCAAGACGCAGATGGTTCCCCTGTCCGAAGCGGACGAGGCGGAGACCAAAAAAATCGTCGCCGAATACGAGCTCAAGAAGGCGAGGGAAGACAAGCAAATCGCCCATCTGGAACTGGAGCGCGCTAGCGAACTGCTGAAACAGCGCTCCCTGGCGAGCACGATAGACGGCGTCGTGGTCAAGCGATACAAGGCGCCGGGCGAATATGTCGAGGACCAGCCCGTGCTGAAGATCGCGCAGGACGATCCGCTCAATGTCGAGGTGATTGCGCCGTTGTCGCTCTACGGCACCATCCGCGAGGGCATGATGGGCGAGGTGCGGCCGGAAGAACCGGTCGGCGGCAAGCATGTGGCGCGGGTCAGCATCGTGGATACGGTCATCGATGCGGCGAGCGGAACTTTTGGGATCCGCCTGGAGCTTCCCAACCCGCAACACCAGGTGCCGGCGGGCGTGCGCTGCGACATCCGCTTTCTGACCGGCGAATCGACCCCGTCCCGCTGA